One genomic window of Hymenobacter sp. J193 includes the following:
- a CDS encoding Glu/Leu/Phe/Val dehydrogenase dimerization domain-containing protein — protein MVEVQTLTDTSVFGQIAEHQHEQVVFCHDQETGLRAIIGIHNTVLGPALGGTRMWHYASDAEALNDVLRLSRGMTYKAAISGLNLGGGKAVIIGDAKTMKTEGLLRKFGRFVKNLNGKYITAEDVNMTTKDMEYIRMETKHVAGLPESMGGSGDPSPVTAYGTYMGMKAAAKKLYGSDSLAGKRIAVQGVGHVGTYLLEYLQKEGAKLVLTDYYEDRALEAAARFGARAVSLDEIYDQEVDIYSPCALGATINDDTIDRLKCRIVAGCANNQLKDEEVHGPGLVERGILYAPDFLINAGGLINVYSEVIGGSRQSALTQTEKIYDYTLQVFQKAEQEQSHPQHAAIRQAEERIAALGKVKSTY, from the coding sequence ATGGTAGAAGTACAAACCCTGACCGATACGTCGGTCTTCGGCCAGATTGCCGAGCATCAGCATGAGCAAGTCGTGTTCTGCCACGACCAGGAAACGGGCCTGCGCGCCATCATTGGCATCCACAACACGGTGCTGGGCCCGGCCCTGGGCGGCACGCGCATGTGGCACTATGCTTCTGACGCCGAAGCCCTGAACGACGTGCTGCGCCTCTCGCGCGGCATGACCTACAAGGCCGCCATTTCGGGCCTGAACCTGGGCGGCGGCAAGGCCGTCATCATCGGCGACGCCAAAACGATGAAGACCGAAGGCCTGCTGCGCAAGTTTGGCCGCTTCGTGAAAAACCTGAACGGTAAGTACATCACCGCCGAGGATGTGAACATGACCACCAAGGACATGGAGTACATCCGGATGGAAACCAAGCACGTAGCCGGCCTGCCCGAAAGCATGGGCGGCAGCGGCGACCCGTCGCCGGTGACGGCCTACGGTACCTACATGGGCATGAAGGCCGCCGCCAAGAAACTATACGGCTCCGACTCTCTGGCCGGCAAGCGCATTGCCGTGCAGGGCGTGGGCCACGTGGGCACCTACCTGCTCGAATACCTGCAGAAAGAAGGTGCCAAGCTGGTGCTGACCGACTACTACGAAGACCGCGCCCTGGAAGCCGCCGCCCGCTTCGGCGCCCGCGCCGTGAGCCTCGACGAAATCTACGACCAGGAAGTTGACATCTACTCGCCCTGCGCCCTGGGCGCCACCATCAACGACGACACGATTGACCGGCTGAAGTGCCGCATCGTGGCCGGCTGCGCCAACAATCAGCTGAAGGACGAGGAAGTACATGGCCCCGGCCTGGTAGAGCGCGGCATCCTGTACGCCCCCGACTTCTTGATCAACGCTGGCGGCCTGATCAACGTGTACTCTGAGGTGATTGGCGGCAGCCGCCAGTCGGCCCTCACCCAAACCGAAAAAATATACGACTACACCCTGCAGGTTTTCCAGAAAGCCGAGCAGGAACAGTCGCACCCCCAACACGCTGCCATCCGGCAGGCCGAGGAGCGCATTGCCGCCCTCGGTAAGGTCAAATCAACCTATTAA
- a CDS encoding ABC transporter ATP-binding protein, which produces MRALASTNQYLFRYKWHFLGGVLFVALSTLLAIFPAQIVRYAFDLVGEGIDLYHLYAGTPAQRFVYELFGRHVLLYGLLIVLMALLRGIFLFFMRQTLIVMSRLVENDQKNEIYQHYQSLPLAFYRRHSTGDLMSRISEDVGRVRMYIGPAIMYFLQLVVLFVLIVPLMLMVNVKLTLYTLLPLPVLSVSIFYVNNLIEKKSDEIQRSLASMTTFVQEAFSGIRVLKSFVREEDSHRQFAVASEDYKQKSLSLNFVNSLFFPLILFLVGLSTIITVWVGGQEVIRGTITTGSIAEFLIYVNLLTWPVTALGWTSSLVQRAEASQARINEFLHQHTDIVSRQNLAREIQGDIVFDHVSFTYPDTGIQALKDVSFRIRPGQTLAVIGNTGSGKSTIAVLLCRLFDVTEGSIRIDEADVRDFALTSLREQIGYVPQDVFLFSDSIRNNINFGLDQPDEARMLQAAKDANVHENILRFPEGYDTKVGERGITLSGGQKQRVSIARALVKEPKILILDDSLSAVDTNTENAILASLQRIMHNRTSLIISHRVSSVKLADEILVLDDGQIVQHGTHEVLMQDEQGLYRALYERQLQSEETPL; this is translated from the coding sequence GTGCGCGCGCTAGCTTCTACCAACCAATACCTGTTTCGCTACAAGTGGCATTTCCTGGGTGGGGTGCTGTTCGTGGCGCTGAGTACGCTGCTGGCCATTTTCCCGGCCCAGATTGTGCGCTACGCCTTCGACCTCGTGGGCGAAGGCATCGACCTGTACCACTTGTACGCCGGCACGCCGGCCCAGCGCTTTGTGTACGAGCTGTTTGGGCGCCACGTGCTGCTCTACGGCCTGCTGATTGTGCTCATGGCGCTGCTGCGCGGCATCTTCCTGTTCTTCATGCGCCAGACGCTCATTGTGATGAGCCGCCTCGTTGAAAACGACCAGAAAAACGAAATCTACCAGCACTACCAGAGCCTGCCGCTGGCGTTCTACCGCCGCCACAGCACCGGCGACCTTATGTCGCGCATTTCCGAGGACGTGGGCCGGGTGCGCATGTACATCGGGCCGGCCATCATGTACTTTCTGCAGCTGGTGGTGCTGTTCGTGCTCATCGTGCCGCTCATGCTGATGGTGAACGTGAAGCTGACGCTGTACACGCTGCTGCCGCTGCCAGTCCTGAGCGTGAGTATTTTCTACGTCAACAACCTGATTGAAAAGAAGTCCGACGAAATCCAACGCTCTTTGGCCAGCATGACGACGTTCGTGCAGGAGGCCTTTTCGGGTATTCGGGTGCTGAAGTCGTTTGTGCGGGAGGAGGACTCGCACCGGCAGTTCGCGGTGGCCTCCGAGGATTACAAGCAGAAGTCCCTGAGTCTAAACTTTGTGAACTCCCTGTTTTTCCCGCTGATCTTGTTTCTGGTGGGCCTCAGCACCATCATCACCGTGTGGGTAGGCGGCCAGGAAGTTATCCGGGGCACCATCACCACGGGCAGCATTGCCGAATTCCTGATTTACGTGAACCTGCTCACCTGGCCCGTCACGGCGCTGGGCTGGACCTCGTCGCTGGTGCAGCGGGCGGAGGCTTCCCAGGCCCGCATCAACGAGTTTCTGCACCAGCACACGGACATCGTGTCGCGCCAGAACCTGGCCCGGGAAATTCAGGGTGACATTGTGTTCGACCACGTTTCCTTCACCTATCCCGACACCGGTATTCAGGCGTTGAAAGATGTGTCGTTCCGCATCCGGCCGGGCCAGACGCTGGCCGTCATCGGCAACACCGGCTCGGGCAAAAGCACCATTGCCGTGCTGCTCTGCCGCCTGTTCGACGTGACGGAGGGCAGCATCCGGATTGACGAAGCCGACGTACGCGACTTTGCCCTGACTTCGTTGCGGGAGCAGATCGGCTACGTGCCCCAGGATGTGTTCCTGTTTTCCGACTCCATCCGCAACAACATCAACTTCGGCCTCGACCAGCCCGACGAAGCCCGGATGCTGCAGGCCGCCAAGGACGCCAACGTGCACGAAAACATCCTGCGCTTTCCCGAGGGCTACGATACCAAAGTGGGCGAGCGGGGCATCACGCTTTCCGGGGGCCAGAAGCAGCGCGTGAGCATTGCCCGAGCCCTGGTGAAGGAGCCCAAAATCCTGATTCTGGACGATTCGCTTTCGGCGGTGGACACGAACACCGAAAATGCCATTCTGGCCAGCCTGCAGCGCATCATGCACAACCGCACCAGCCTCATCATCTCCCACCGGGTTTCCTCCGTGAAGCTGGCCGACGAAATCCTGGTCCTCGACGATGGCCAGATTGTGCAGCACGGCACCCATGAGGTGCTCATGCAAGACGAGCAGGGCCTCTATCGTGCCCTCTACGAGCGGCAGCTGCAAAGCGAAGAAACGCCTCTATAA
- a CDS encoding FAD-binding oxidoreductase yields MIAGQNFSFWERQTFLGHYDVVIVGGGIVGLSAAIYTRQLRPTARVCVLERDLLPNGASTKNAGFACFGSISELLAQEQKNGTAALLQVVQARWEGLARLRSLLGDEVIGYEGVGGFELFRPEDKDLAERSLSHVGYYNQLLAPIIGTRQIFRDATSLVGTMGLNGVETMLQNTAEGSLDTGRMMEALLRRAWQEGVTVLHGCAVEAVSGEATEVRVQTNAGPIRAGQVLLATNAFTRQFFPSLDVAPGRGQVLVTEPINNLQLRGTFHYDEGYYYFRTVGNRVLLGGGRNLDFAAEVTTAPGLTSLVQERLEQLLHRVILPGQHPRIDYRWSGVMAFGEELEPIIKEVEPHVFVAARCNGMGLAMGAGSGHRAALLMCGC; encoded by the coding sequence ATGATAGCAGGCCAAAACTTTTCCTTCTGGGAGCGGCAGACGTTTCTGGGGCACTACGACGTGGTGATTGTGGGCGGTGGTATTGTGGGGTTGTCGGCGGCCATCTACACCCGGCAGTTGCGGCCCACGGCCCGGGTGTGCGTGCTGGAGCGCGACCTGCTGCCCAACGGCGCCAGCACCAAAAATGCCGGGTTTGCCTGTTTCGGCAGCATCTCGGAACTGCTGGCTCAGGAGCAGAAAAATGGCACGGCCGCGCTGCTGCAGGTAGTGCAGGCCCGCTGGGAAGGCTTGGCGCGGCTGCGCAGCCTGCTCGGCGACGAGGTTATCGGGTATGAGGGCGTGGGCGGATTTGAGCTGTTTCGGCCCGAGGACAAAGACCTAGCCGAACGCAGCCTCAGCCACGTAGGCTACTACAACCAGCTACTGGCGCCCATCATTGGTACCAGGCAGATTTTCCGGGACGCCACCAGCCTTGTTGGGACTATGGGCCTGAACGGGGTAGAAACCATGCTGCAAAACACCGCCGAAGGCAGCCTGGATACCGGCCGGATGATGGAAGCTTTGTTGCGCCGGGCCTGGCAGGAAGGCGTGACAGTGCTGCACGGTTGCGCGGTTGAAGCCGTGAGCGGTGAGGCAACTGAAGTGCGGGTGCAAACCAACGCCGGACCCATTCGCGCCGGGCAGGTGCTGCTGGCTACCAACGCCTTCACCCGGCAGTTCTTCCCAAGTCTTGATGTAGCGCCCGGCCGCGGGCAGGTCCTGGTAACCGAGCCCATCAACAACCTGCAACTGCGCGGCACCTTTCACTACGATGAAGGCTACTATTATTTCCGGACGGTGGGCAACCGCGTACTGCTGGGTGGTGGCCGCAACCTCGATTTTGCCGCCGAAGTCACCACCGCACCCGGCCTGACCTCCCTTGTGCAGGAGCGGCTGGAGCAGCTGCTCCACCGCGTTATCCTGCCCGGCCAGCACCCCCGCATCGACTATCGTTGGAGCGGCGTCATGGCATTTGGTGAGGAGCTGGAGCCGATTATCAAGGAAGTCGAGCCCCACGTTTTCGTGGCCGCGCGCTGCAACGGAATGGGCTTGGCCATGGGAGCTGGCAGCGGCCACCGCGCTGCTTTGCTGATGTGCGGTTGCTAA
- a CDS encoding T9SS type A sorting domain-containing protein, which yields MKLFSSLLAVLLVSASAQLATAQTKPAAKPAAKAPAAKVAAKPAVAGAKPAVKPAAPKPAVAAKPLAAGAKAAPAEAAPEPPALISDKLAPAAPNSTTLKVRLENNPITKRMQVRTNANGPTRVEVNDEAGRPVVTSDLVSGDDVATIDVSNLPAGYYIIKCTSGERTGMKRVMLGK from the coding sequence ATGAAGCTTTTCTCCTCTCTTTTGGCTGTATTGCTGGTTTCTGCGAGTGCCCAGCTGGCTACGGCTCAAACCAAGCCCGCCGCTAAACCCGCCGCCAAGGCCCCCGCTGCTAAAGTTGCCGCCAAACCGGCGGTAGCCGGAGCCAAGCCTGCCGTAAAGCCTGCGGCCCCGAAACCGGCCGTTGCCGCCAAGCCCCTTGCTGCCGGGGCCAAGGCTGCGCCGGCCGAAGCCGCCCCCGAGCCGCCCGCGCTGATCAGTGATAAGCTGGCACCGGCCGCGCCCAATAGCACCACGCTGAAGGTACGCCTTGAAAATAACCCTATTACCAAGCGGATGCAGGTGCGCACCAACGCTAACGGCCCCACCCGCGTGGAAGTGAATGATGAGGCCGGCCGCCCCGTAGTAACGAGCGACCTGGTATCGGGCGACGACGTAGCCACCATCGACGTGAGCAACCTGCCCGCGGGCTACTACATCATCAAATGCACCTCCGGAGAGCGTACGGGCATGAAGCGCGTGATGCTGGGCAAATAG
- a CDS encoding outer membrane beta-barrel protein, whose amino-acid sequence MKKLFLSVAIVSLSLTATHAQIPVKTIMVGGRINYFQNNSHTEEQISSPKTTTSSRSFGIYPQGGVFIRENILLGISTGFNASKSTINYPDGKSEIRFKSFSTGPFARYYKFIADPVALTLTTGVNYTREWQENESTGINNSNRGNSFSTHITPGIVYFPSPKVGIEASIGGAYYTHSSLEEHYYNTNTEVRRKSKSNSLGLNLGLSQLQIGISCYLGR is encoded by the coding sequence ATGAAAAAACTTTTCTTAAGCGTGGCAATTGTAAGCCTTTCGCTAACAGCTACCCATGCGCAAATCCCAGTCAAAACGATTATGGTGGGTGGAAGGATTAATTACTTCCAAAATAACTCGCATACTGAAGAACAAATTAGCAGTCCTAAAACTACAACGTCTTCCCGATCATTTGGTATCTATCCACAGGGCGGTGTATTTATAAGAGAGAACATTTTACTGGGGATATCAACTGGCTTTAACGCTAGTAAGTCGACAATTAACTATCCAGATGGCAAGAGTGAAATTCGTTTTAAGAGTTTTAGTACAGGTCCTTTTGCACGTTATTATAAATTTATTGCTGATCCGGTAGCGTTAACTCTCACTACTGGAGTCAACTACACTAGAGAATGGCAAGAAAATGAGTCAACGGGAATAAATAACAGTAACAGAGGCAATAGTTTCTCTACCCATATCACTCCAGGTATCGTCTATTTTCCTAGCCCGAAGGTGGGGATAGAAGCCTCAATCGGCGGCGCATACTATACACATAGTAGTTTAGAAGAACATTATTATAATACCAATACTGAAGTTCGCAGAAAGTCAAAAAGCAACTCTCTCGGCTTAAATCTTGGGCTTAGTCAACTCCAGATTGGCATTTCTTGCTATCTAGGCCGTTAA
- a CDS encoding ABC transporter ATP-binding protein: protein MEQTTTATKTGNIFDWQVLRRLMTYVRPYQRIFYFLIFLTIATAALGTLRPFLIQRMVDVSIEQGDMVGVNKMFGLLIVLLVAHTLVSYLQTYFGGWLGQYIVRDIRVDLYRHILDLRLKFFDRTPIGQLVTRNISDVETLSDVFSEGLAAMIGDILQLVFIMAFMFYIDWRLTLVSLSVIPPLLFSTYVFKEKVKKSFQEVRTAVASLNSFVQEHLTGMNVVQIFNNEQREFRKFEKINREHTRANIRSVLYYSIYFPVAEVLAAVGVGLLVWYAAQGQIEGTISKGALIAFIMYNALFFRPIRQIADRFNTLQLGLVSTERLLKLLDSKELIADNGTYTPATLRGDVEFDHVWFAYNEEEWVLRDINFQAQAGQTVAFVGATGAGKTSIINLLSRFYEINQGTIRIDGHDLREYDLKHLRRHIGVVLQDVFLFAGTIRDNITLGNADITDEQIWQAADLVGARRFIERLPGDLSYQVMERGATLSVGQRQLISFVRAMVYQPRIIILDEATSSVDSETEELIQQAIEKLMQGRTSLVIAHRLSTIQKADRIIVLDRGEIKESGTHEELLRLGGYYTQLYQMQYKDALA from the coding sequence ATGGAGCAAACCACTACGGCCACTAAAACCGGCAATATCTTCGACTGGCAGGTGCTGCGCCGGCTGATGACGTACGTGCGGCCCTACCAGCGCATCTTCTACTTCCTGATTTTTCTGACCATTGCCACCGCTGCCCTGGGCACGCTGCGTCCTTTCCTCATTCAGCGGATGGTGGACGTGAGCATTGAGCAGGGCGACATGGTGGGCGTAAACAAGATGTTCGGGCTGCTGATTGTGCTGCTGGTGGCCCACACCCTGGTAAGCTACCTGCAGACGTACTTCGGCGGGTGGCTGGGCCAGTACATCGTGCGCGACATTCGGGTGGACCTCTACCGCCATATTCTGGATCTGCGCCTTAAATTCTTCGACCGCACACCCATCGGTCAGCTCGTGACGCGCAACATCTCCGACGTGGAAACCCTGTCCGACGTGTTCAGCGAAGGGCTGGCGGCCATGATTGGCGACATTCTGCAGCTGGTGTTCATCATGGCCTTCATGTTCTACATCGACTGGCGCCTGACGTTGGTGAGCCTGTCCGTGATTCCGCCGCTGCTGTTCAGCACGTACGTGTTCAAGGAGAAGGTAAAGAAGTCGTTCCAGGAAGTGCGCACAGCCGTGGCCAGCCTCAACTCCTTTGTGCAGGAGCACCTGACGGGCATGAACGTGGTGCAGATCTTCAACAACGAGCAGCGCGAGTTTCGCAAGTTCGAGAAGATCAACCGGGAGCACACCCGCGCCAACATCCGCTCGGTACTCTACTACAGCATCTACTTCCCGGTGGCCGAAGTGCTGGCGGCGGTAGGGGTGGGGCTGCTGGTGTGGTACGCGGCCCAGGGCCAGATTGAGGGCACCATCTCCAAGGGCGCCCTCATTGCCTTCATCATGTACAACGCGCTGTTCTTCCGCCCTATCCGCCAGATTGCCGACCGGTTCAATACCCTGCAGCTGGGCTTGGTGAGCACGGAGCGCCTGCTCAAGCTGCTGGACAGCAAAGAGCTGATTGCCGACAACGGCACCTACACGCCCGCCACCCTGCGCGGCGACGTGGAGTTCGACCACGTGTGGTTTGCCTACAACGAGGAAGAGTGGGTGCTGCGCGATATCAACTTCCAGGCCCAGGCCGGCCAGACGGTGGCCTTCGTGGGCGCTACGGGTGCGGGCAAAACCAGTATTATCAATCTGCTGAGTCGCTTCTACGAAATAAACCAAGGCACCATCCGCATCGACGGGCACGACCTGCGCGAGTACGACCTCAAGCACCTGCGCCGCCACATCGGGGTGGTACTTCAGGATGTGTTTCTGTTCGCGGGCACGATTCGGGACAACATCACCCTGGGCAACGCCGACATCACCGACGAGCAGATCTGGCAGGCCGCCGACCTGGTCGGCGCCCGGCGCTTTATTGAGCGCCTGCCCGGCGACCTCAGCTACCAGGTGATGGAGCGCGGCGCTACCCTCTCGGTAGGCCAGCGCCAGCTTATTTCCTTCGTGCGCGCCATGGTTTACCAGCCCCGCATCATCATCCTGGACGAGGCCACTTCCTCGGTTGACTCCGAGACGGAAGAGCTGATTCAGCAGGCCATTGAAAAGCTGATGCAGGGCCGCACGTCCCTCGTCATTGCCCATCGCCTGAGCACGATTCAGAAAGCCGACCGCATCATCGTGCTCGACCGGGGCGAAATCAAGGAAAGCGGCACCCACGAGGAACTGCTCCGCCTGGGTGGCTACTACACGCAGCTCTACCAGATGCAGTACAAAGATGCGTTGGCCTAA